The following nucleotide sequence is from Citrus sinensis cultivar Valencia sweet orange chromosome 6, DVS_A1.0, whole genome shotgun sequence.
aaatttaagactacaattagttaattaagtctaaaaatttaataatataaatattttaatatttattatttataccaatatttaatattttataattcaatttttttatttatttacttataattttaaaatataaaattaaaattaaaataaaaaagtggaGAGGTTTTAGAGATTCTACCTTATCTACATCCCtttctcaaataaaaaattgagtaataaattatttttgtcccTTCATCGATTAAGAAAtttagtataaaattatcccgTACTCTTTATCCGAATGAGAAAAATACTTGAGAGTACCTGTCTCGTCGGAATTTATGTCATTCCTACGTATCTCTTTCAACGTCTGATTTCCCTTGTTAGTTGTTGTTGTTACTGCATCAATCTCTTGTTCACTCATCATTAGTCGCGCAAGCTACTTTATCGAATCCTCTAGATCTAGATCCATCATTTTAAGCTTTGACCTGTAGTTATCGATCATTAACTCAATCCCGTTATTCACGACGGCGACTTCAGGTCAAAAAGCTAAGGTCACTGCCACTGGAGCTCACTGCCGTCACCACCGCTCCAGCCGCCACCAGCCTTTAGTCACCAAACCACCGACCCAACACCTGAGAGCCATAAACAAAAATACCCTCTCCGGCTggtgtgttttttatttggcttttttcttttgtttttatttttttttcagtcttgcttatttaatgtttcaattttttagtttttatttttattttttttatggtggTTGGTTTTATTATTGACTGTTGGGTGTTGTCTATCTGCTCCTCTTGATATCTTGTATAGTCGTTGATGATGTCAACTTAGAGTTCGGTTCAAAATTGTGTCAATGTTCAAATCGGAAGGATATGCCTGTATTGGAGTTGATAAAGAGCTCTAATAGTTGTGCATTTATATTCTGATGACTTGGTGCAAGTTACTGATGGCTTGGGTTGAGGGCTCATTGAGAGAGATAGTTTGATTATGTTGTTGagtttttgtgatttttggTGTGCTTGTAGTTAGTAGTTAGTATTATGTTATGGCACTCTATGTTAATTTTGTAgtattattttccttctctGATTAGAAAAGGATCTCCATTAGTTGAGGTTGGCAACAGTTcgtaaaatttcttttcattgtaAGTAGGTTTAATagatgaaattctttttttctttaggtttgtaattatatttgcTTTTAGGAATTGTTCGATCTTAGGCTTAAATTATAGGTCTTATcctatttattatatttaagcTTAGTGATCGTGTGTTTATGTCTCTATGACATTTTATAGTTGGACTAGTTTTCATCGttaatgaaagacatattttctttttaaacaaaaaaatacaataatttattttagttctCATTTCTCACCTAATTCAAgttcattctcattttgtcCTATTccaattattaattgataaatatatCATGAGTAACTAATGTTGAGTAAATcctctcattttcattcatttttttttaatttttttttaaaatgaggtGTTATTTAGGGAaaaaggtttaaaaaaaagtgagatGTTGGAAGATGTCAAAGTAATTAATGGTGCTAGAGGATGAAGTCAATTAATGAGCTGTGCCTTTATTGATGAATGGGGCCGTTGATTGAAGTAGGAGTTTAGGTCAAGGCTGAAGGCCGGTAGGTTTCAACCTGACGTATCACCATGCCAAACACTTCAGATTAACATTTAGGGACAACATTTTGATTCTTGCCATTTTCACATTGGCGCTACACTGAATAATGTTGTAGGCTTCTTATTTGTTGCTTCTATTGATAGCATATAATCTCTCTAGTCGCGTCACACATTGTGCTTATAAGCATTTtgacactttttttttgtctttttaacataaattgatttttttttcttaacacTTATGGTACACTCCACCGATCATGCAGGGAGAAATATATCATTATTTAGGGATCAGGTATTTTGTTGAAGAGGAAAGTACATTGAATTCATATGAAGTTTTATCATGACTAGATTGCATCCATTGGGCAAATATTGGTTCGATAAAGATTTGTCTCTCTAGAgtaaaaatggaaaagttGGGAGGAAAATCGAAGACTAGGGACTTCCAttgaaaataactaaaatagtCAATCTCTCAAACCAATGCAACTTGCAACTCAAGTAATCAAGTGAAGAAACTTTACATTTGAAGCTCCGGTTACTGATAAACAAATTGATTAGAAGTTATACCATAATTGTTGATAGCATACATCTCTTGTGATGAGAACAAAATTGATTACAAAagcttattttgtttttaaacatACGATATCCATGTTAGATTTCCCATATGTGCCTAAAAATCTGATCAGGATCAATCCCTATGCTTTGTGCCCTAAAAAAGATCAGGATCAATGCCTATGTTTTGTTTAACATCAAAACTTCATCCTCAAATGGCCTAAAACAATCCTGAATTGCACCACTTTGACTTAATcccttttatatttataactcAGGAACCTCTAGTTAATAATACATGCTGCTCATTTTCCATATTAACTCTCTTCTTCGTATTTAATAGCACTAAAGGCATTACTTAAATGACATAAAAGTTGTAGAAATCTGAATCATCTCCAGAAAGAGTGCTTTcccttcctttcctttttaacttttctctCTTCCTCTCTGCCCTTCTTTGTTTTGAAATCACTGCGTAATAGGTCAAAAAACTAAGAATTCCCACCATTGTTACTCCTCCTACAGCTGTAATGAAAATTGCAGCCCATCTGTTGTGCCTACCAACAACTATATATGATGAAGAAGTAAATGCCACAGAAGTGCATATAGATGCCAGCCACATGAGCTTATTTATCACTTTAGTAACCCGTCTCTCTGATTTTAGCTCTCCCCTCACAATTGTGATTTGTACCAACACAACAGCCAATGAGAAGAATAAAGCAAAGGCATTGGCAACATAGAAGATCTTAAATGGGATTGTGCTTGCCACCACGGATGATCCATCATCACGGTCGCCACCAGGAAGTGTGAAAATAGATGCGAATGCAACTGTTGCGAAAAGCACAGCAACCACTGTGACTGAATTAGTTGCATTATAGAGTCCAAATTTGTGGAGCTTACGAAGATGTTTTGCAATGTCCTGCACGTTTTTGTTGGTTTTTCGGGTTTGTTCGAGCTGTGTATGGACATGTTGCTTGATTTCCTTCACAGTTCTCCGAAGCTCATCACGTGGTTGATTAAGTTCTCTTGCTCTAACTGCACCATTGCGTTCCAAACACTCTTTTAACTCGGCAGTTTCTTCGGAGAATGGGAGACCTTCAGCTATGTCAAGGGCTGTTTTACGGTCCTTTGTTAATATGTTGACATCAATGTCTGAAAGGGCTAGCAATTCGTTCACTATCTGtagcaaagaaaataaagattcCACATTGTAACTTCCCTGTACTAAGGTTTAAATAAGGTCCAGAGCACTTGCATTTTCTGAGAAAATAGGAAAAACAATTCATATGAGAATATAGTAACTACGTTTAATAAATTGCCTATGTTCTATTAACATTTGATACAAAATATTGATGGCTTTGTCCatattataacttaaaaaatgaaacttttgAGAGAGATAAAGATAACATAACCAAACATATATTGGCAATGATAGCACAACTGCAAAAATCAATACCTCTATTCGCTTCTTTCTGGTGGCTACATGTAATGCTGTATTACCAAACTTGTCGGGGAGCATTGCAATTGCTGAATCTGCCCCAAGAAGCAACCTCACCACTTCAGAGCTTATTCCTTTTACAGCCATATGTAATGCAGTCTGTCCTTTCTTATCGGTATGTCTTGCCAGTTGTGTGTCCTTTTTAAGTATATGTTTTACAACATCAACATGCCCCTGCCTAGCAGCTAAATGCAACGCATTTTTCCCATTGGATCTAGGTATCTTTAGCAAGTGAGGATCTTTAGAAAGTAAAACATGAAGTACATCAACGTGTCCTTTTGTAGCTGCAGTTATAAGTGGGGTTGCGTTTGATTGGCCTAATGTTTTTGTAAGCTCTGGATAATGGTCTAATAGCACCTGGACGATGTCTGCATAAAggttttaattgaaagaaaatgtctaGGGTAAAAGTATATACTTTTTGCTTTAGGACATAAATGCAAACAACCATGTAGCATTTAagtatttacaaaaaaaaaaaagcacccTTTGAGAATATTCCactttaaaatgttttctctGTAAATATAAATCTGTCTCCTCTCTAACATAATTAATCAAACAATGGATTTGTATAGATTCATAAAGGGTACAACGATCAAGTTTCATATTCTAATGAAAAGCTTAAAAAGAACAAGCATCTACTTATATTAAGGTCAAAGTCAAATATATAGAATCCATGCTCTGagtattctttattttgtttcaaatttcaatcaaaGCATTACCTTGATAACCTTGACTGGCAGCAATATGCAAAGGGTCAAGCCCAGAATTGCTCTTCAAAGAAACACCCTCTTTTGTCATATACTGCAACAATTCCTTCACCACATCCAGGTGCCCATTCTTGGCTGCAATAAACAATGCCGTCTCTCCTAACTCGTTCACCTCTTCTACCACAGCTGCCCTTATCTCAACCACCTAATCCACGTAttaactaactcaagattatgataaaattatctcTTGAATATGAAGCATACATCTTTAAACAGGTCTAGAACTATCCATGCACTATTACATTGCCTTAGGTATTGAAAAACGCTAAAGATAAACTCACCTcagcatcaaaatcaacactACTCGTCGTCCCCATCATTTGGGCATCAATTTCACCTAAGATATCCTTAATAACATCATTATCTCCACGTTGTGCGGCCAAGTGCAACTCAGTGTCATTGAGGCGGCCTGTAACCTGCCGCACGTACTTCTTTGAGGGCTCTAATCGCTTGCCAGAAGTGGACACCAGGGACTTATTTGAATTCGAAATTAGTAGAGCTTTGCTAGAATTGGACGCCTTAAGGGACTTACTCGAATTCGATCCAAGCAAGGCCTTGCTAGATTTTGATAGCACGAGAGATGGTCTTGGTGCTGATGTTGTTGGAGAATTTGAAGCTGAATGTGACATGAAATTGAGAACAACCGGCTGGTTTAGTCCCCGCTCAAGATCCCTCTGTCCTGTATTGCATTcatcaacaataattttttttttttgcaaaattcATTAACTAACAACTTTTACATAACTCTAATGCCCATATTTAATATAACAATCTACATTTTTACATTCTTCAACTTTACATTACTGGACAAAGATTTGTTATTTGAATATGATATGAAAAAAACCtaaacaattcataaatctaactttttttttatgggaaTTCATAAATCTAACAttaaaaagctttttttttttcatttttccccCTAATTCTCATACTTTGAAAAATTGCTCATGTATCAAAGAAATCACAAGCCacaataatataaatcaacgaattgaatttgaataatgatatcaaattattatatcaacattcttcaataataatatcaacagTCTTCACAAGccacaataataatatcaacatTCTTCAACTTTACATTACTAGACAAAGATTTGGGATTTGAATAGGATATGAAAAAAACCTAAACAATTTATAAATCTAACAttaaaaagcttttttttctttttttccctataATTCTCATACTTTGAAAAATTGCTAATGTATCAAAGAAATCACAAgccacaaaaatttaaatcaacgaatcgaatttgaataataataccaaattatctaatattaaatgagGGAATTAATTTCCaatgagaaaaggaaaaaacaaatataaaagaaagagaatattaccttcttcttcttcttcgatTAACTCCATAATGAATTGTGAAAAACAATTACTACATTTGCGTCTTGATGATTATTGATGACGACGGgaaataatttgttaattcCGTTAATGACACAGGGACCTGCACGAGGCCACCAACGTCGAATTTCAGGAGGGGGGGTTAatcttttgaaatttcaagGTGGTTTTCTCGTTAAGCTTGGTATGATTCGTTGTTTGCCACGTCGGCATTTCAAGTACggatgatattaaaatattttggctGCTTTGCTATTGTTAGATTTTTCACTTTGTTATTATACTATTCAAATTTAGTAGAGgtatcaaaaatattttattttacctcattattttcaatataatactttttaaGGGAAGATAGAGTGGTGCTATTAACATCTCCTTAAAATCCTGAAGAGACCCATGTTCTTAATGTCCCGTTATAAATTTGATGCATATTTGTAAGGTGTAACAACACTtgtttttgactttttgttttaaaaatagcCTTATGCTTTGATGACtgccattttttttcactcttatTCTCATCCCCTACATTCATTCCatgaatttatataatatgtaAAGTTAAGTAGTTGAGTTATCCACATTGATTATAAAAGAGATGATAGGTGAGGATAGGATGAATCACTTCGCCAAAAGGGCTTGTCTTTTAATAAGTTGAATATGAACGGAGGTGGTGATAGGGTTAGCAGGGGCTTCACTTggattttccaaatttttaaatcattttgatatttgtcccatatttaatttgatttaccATAAAAGctcttgttaaaatttaaaaataactaaaatattaaatatttgtttgtaCGCTCTCAACCTACAAAGAAAGATTGATTTGATGTTCCTAATATGGATGATTGTTTCTAGCCCAAGGATGATGACAATGCAAGGTCAAAGATCACAAATATGCATGGCTTTCttgttgaattattttatgcaAATTTTGGACATGTAACTTCAAGAATTAAGTAATCATTTTAATGAAGATCGAGTTGCTTCTTTGTTTGGCATGTTTGTGTCCTAACGACTCTTTTGTAGTTTTTGATAAACCGAAACTACTTCGTCTTGCTAAGTTTTATCCAAATgatttttctctaataaatCTTATGGTACTTGAAATTCAActtgatatttatattatggATGTGTTTTGACAAATTGGTGAGCTAGCAAGAAAAATGTCTGAGAATAAGGAAGATAAATTGTATTCATTAGTTTATCTATTGGAAACATTAGATTGATTTTACCAGTTGCCACAGGTATTATAGAAAAgcattttcaattataaattttctaaaaaatattttgtaaaatcgtGTGAGAGATTAATACTTAAAAGATATTCTTGTtttgtatgtgtgtgtataaatatatgagtgatgatacagccacaaactcttgtataaacttatcttgtacaaactgacgtggtattaattcattagttgaatgaaaatataaaataatataaataaatcatgtgggccaaacgatatttaattcaactaatgaattaacgtcacatcagtttgtataaaataactttgtacaagagtttgtgtcTATATCATTattctaaatatatattacGTAGTTTTGATAATGAggttattgaattaatttttttaatgaattttattttgatagttttatttgttaactattttttaaaattatattactatTTAAACCTAGTCATACTAGGTTGAATCCCTAGCACCACCATTTGGATGTCTAGGCCTAGAGCTAAATTCTAGTGGCAGAATGTGATAGACTCAACCTCTCACGAAAGAATTGGAGCCAAATTCTAGTAGAACTTTGGTTCGGGAAATTGTTGAGTAGTTGAGTTGTCtcgtattaaaaaaaaaaaagtgataaatGAACTAGtcactaataataattttttcggATTAGATAACTGTTTATCCTAATAAGTCGCCCAACATAGAGGATGGATCAAAATTGACAATTGTTCTGTTTCGTTTCGTTTGGTTGGTGAGATTGAGAAGGGGATTTGGGATACTCTTTTAGATGTATCTTAATTGTCGAATTATACTAGTTGGCTTTGTGCATTCTTTTATGACActgatttaaaaattagaaaaattaaaatttaaaatattttaacgaCCACACAGATTGGGCCTTAAGATTTTAGTTAACAATAAGTGCATTTGGAATTTAAATGGATTAGGCTACGGTATAACTGTAATATTgtgttataattatatttaacccATGAATATTTAGtgaaattcattaaaattcaACGACCGAATATAATTATAGTACAGTATCACAATTCCACCACAGTTTCCCTCAGACGAGtgtattcaaaaaaaaatctaacgAAAACAGTGTCGGCAATAATTCCTTTATCAGCGTTCATGTTTGAGTAACTGTGTCTGTGTGTGACGTTTTTTGAACGCTTCAAATGGAACAGAGAAACAACTGTAACGAACGTTGATTAAATTTAGCTCGAAGCTATCGTTTCAGTAACTCTCATCCATTAATATCAATGGGAAACTCACACgggcatcatcatcatcaccgtAACGAAGCTAACAGTTACTTCCCACACCAAACGCCTACTCCTACCCCTCCGCCCTTTAAATTTGGCCCGTctgatcatcatcaacatcaacCTGCAGCACAATTTCAGAACAACTCGACGATGTCATTGCCTTACGCTCACGTTGATTGCAGCTTACGTGCTCTCGCCGGCCAGGCCGAAGGGTTCGGTCGCCTCGCCATTGGCGGTCTCCACGGACCCCTCTACCACGTCACCACTTTA
It contains:
- the LOC102614349 gene encoding ankyrin repeat-containing protein ITN1-like — encoded protein: MELIEEEEEGQRDLERGLNQPVVLNFMSHSASNSPTTSAPRPSLVLSKSSKALLGSNSSKSLKASNSSKALLISNSNKSLVSTSGKRLEPSKKYVRQVTGRLNDTELHLAAQRGDNDVIKDILGEIDAQMMGTTSSVDFDAEVVEIRAAVVEEVNELGETALFIAAKNGHLDVVKELLQYMTKEGVSLKSNSGLDPLHIAASQGYQDIVQVLLDHYPELTKTLGQSNATPLITAATKGHVDVLHVLLSKDPHLLKIPRSNGKNALHLAARQGHVDVVKHILKKDTQLARHTDKKGQTALHMAVKGISSEVVRLLLGADSAIAMLPDKFGNTALHVATRKKRIEIVNELLALSDIDVNILTKDRKTALDIAEGLPFSEETAELKECLERNGAVRARELNQPRDELRRTVKEIKQHVHTQLEQTRKTNKNVQDIAKHLRKLHKFGLYNATNSVTVVAVLFATVAFASIFTLPGGDRDDGSSVVASTIPFKIFYVANAFALFFSLAVVLVQITIVRGELKSERRVTKVINKLMWLASICTSVAFTSSSYIVVGRHNRWAAIFITAVGGVTMVGILSFLTYYAVISKQRRAERKREKLKRKGRESTLSGDDSDFYNFYVI